In Saccharicrinis fermentans DSM 9555 = JCM 21142, a genomic segment contains:
- a CDS encoding TolC family protein yields the protein MCHNKLRITLVLSGLLCASGIFSQRILSLQQAIEQAMKSSPLIQSSRLSLTQSEENLKAQRAALKSNFSLNVNPLDYTHERLFSDQFSEWYTVESYSSLGNLNISQPILWTDGVLSLNNTLQYRDNSSTSGFASGGGLKGFSNSLDLTLEQPLFTYNRTKVELQELELSYENAAMSYALQELSVENSVTQSFYKVYQSQMALNISREEYENRKQSYEIIKNKVEGGLTAKEELYQAELDLMTSESTMKDNEVTFENDKDNFKQMLGIDLEEEIMVLADISVVPVDVELDAAIQHGLTNRMELRQREIAIENGQFDLIRTNALNEFKGDLTLKFGLFGENEDVHNVFEDPTNSQNISVGLTIPLWDWGEKKARLKAAQAALEMKHNDLRDEEIDIKLTIRQVFRSLENNLRQIEIARKNLENAQLTYEINLEKYKNGDLTSMDLNLVQNQLTSKKNQLTNSIISYKLELLNMKIQSMYDFENNVPVTPQFTKK from the coding sequence ATGTGCCACAACAAACTTAGAATAACGCTTGTATTATCCGGATTGCTTTGTGCTTCAGGAATCTTTTCGCAACGGATACTCTCATTGCAACAAGCTATCGAGCAAGCTATGAAATCAAGTCCGCTTATTCAGTCTTCTAGATTGTCGCTAACGCAAAGCGAAGAAAACCTGAAGGCCCAGCGGGCTGCCCTGAAATCTAATTTTAGTTTAAATGTAAATCCGTTGGACTATACCCATGAGCGATTGTTTAGTGATCAGTTCTCGGAATGGTATACTGTGGAAAGTTATAGTAGCCTAGGTAATTTAAATATATCACAGCCTATTTTATGGACAGATGGTGTATTGTCATTAAATAATACCCTGCAGTACCGAGACAATTCAAGTACAAGTGGTTTTGCTTCGGGGGGTGGATTAAAAGGATTTAGCAATAGTTTGGATTTAACATTGGAACAGCCTCTTTTTACCTACAATAGAACCAAAGTTGAACTGCAGGAGTTGGAGTTGAGCTATGAAAATGCAGCAATGAGTTATGCGTTGCAAGAGTTAAGTGTAGAAAATTCTGTGACACAATCTTTTTATAAGGTTTATCAGTCGCAAATGGCACTTAATATCTCGCGCGAAGAGTACGAAAATCGTAAACAAAGTTATGAGATTATTAAAAATAAAGTGGAAGGTGGATTAACAGCCAAAGAAGAGCTGTATCAGGCAGAACTAGATTTAATGACCAGCGAGTCTACGATGAAAGACAATGAGGTGACCTTTGAAAATGACAAAGATAATTTTAAGCAGATGTTGGGGATTGATCTGGAAGAAGAGATTATGGTATTGGCTGATATATCTGTGGTACCTGTTGATGTGGAACTTGATGCTGCCATCCAACACGGATTGACAAATAGAATGGAGCTTAGACAACGTGAAATAGCTATTGAAAACGGACAGTTTGATTTAATTAGAACAAATGCATTAAATGAGTTTAAAGGTGACCTGACTTTGAAGTTTGGTTTGTTTGGCGAAAATGAAGATGTACATAATGTATTTGAAGATCCTACCAATAGTCAAAATATATCGGTAGGATTAACCATTCCACTGTGGGATTGGGGTGAGAAGAAAGCACGCCTTAAAGCTGCACAAGCTGCTTTGGAAATGAAACACAATGATTTGAGAGATGAAGAGATCGATATTAAGTTGACGATACGACAAGTATTTAGAAGTCTGGAAAATAATTTACGTCAAATAGAGATAGCCCGTAAAAACTTGGAAAATGCACAGTTGACCTATGAGATAAATCTTGAAAAATATAAAAATGGCGATTTAACAAGTATGGATTTGAATTTGGTGCAAAATCAGCTAACAAGCAAAAAGAACCAACTCACCAATTCTATTATTAGCTACAAATTGGAGCTGCTGAATATGAAAATTCAAAGTATGTACGATTTCGAAAATAATGTTCCTGTAACACCTCAATTCACAAAGAAATAA
- a CDS encoding efflux RND transporter permease subunit translates to MKKLAQFSVNYPVTVAMIVLGIVLLGFISFSRLGTDLFPDLNNPRIVVEIEAGERPPEEIEKQFIEPMEGTIIRQSGVTNVGSLSKVGSAQITVEYNWDQDMDEAFLDLQKALTSYSQDEDIEELNIYRNDPNASPVMLAAVSNPDITDMDELRKVAQNYIRNELIRVDGIADVRLSGDETKEILIETDPYILESHNISSSTIVTKIENYNRNVSGGSIEDLGQKYIIKGVSIYQSPQDLGNLVVGQTLVSDESGQSKEVPLLLKDVATVSYKNQDPLNIVRLDGKRCIGLSIYKETKYNTVAAVDALNEGFEKVKKALPGYEITIIKNQGKFINDAIGEVKDSALIGVVFAVLVLFLFLRRIGTTLVVSAAIPISIIATFNLMYFNGLTLNIMTLGGLALGAGMLVDNAIIVVENIFSLLEKGRSLREAAVEGTAKVGGALVASTLTTIVVFLPIVYLHGASGELFKDQAWTVAFSLLSSLFVALLIIPILSVLLLGRRPDKIKLQHKTYPRYSRFLSGMIDHRYWVILGATVLVVLSYFSISLVGSEFMPQAKTREFSIEVTLPAGAGLERTASTMHSMEEMIREGLNGHWAHVYAHSGPQTDLSGTDKSVFEGENTGFIKIILNEDTPYSTDDFIPILNNLFSGISGLELEYIQDETALGEILGNDSAPIIVELIGDDLDVLDKLTDQVYESLINEEELYNVKSSFEEGVPEVNVVIDRYRAGIFNITASSIITQLQEFLMGKDAGSIESEGELTDITLKMPDYELKDLNNFVIENGDESYRLSELARISIGSSPKEVIRNNQNRVGRISAHMKGNIPVDKLALRIESVLSEIDMPTGYRYQIKGDEMMRRESFSSLSFALLLSVILVYMVMASQFESLIHPFTILLTIPLAGVGAIAAFLILGKSLNIMAYIGLVMLAGIAVNDSIILVDAINQLKKEGAKLKDAVITAANNRLRPIIMTSLTTILGLLPLTIGFGESSAIRSSMAIAVIGGLVTSTLLTLLVIPCVYYIFDGLFKKKNT, encoded by the coding sequence ATGAAAAAGCTTGCACAGTTTTCTGTTAATTATCCCGTTACGGTAGCCATGATCGTTCTAGGCATCGTATTATTGGGATTTATATCCTTTTCTCGTTTAGGAACGGATTTGTTTCCTGACTTGAATAATCCACGTATTGTGGTTGAAATTGAGGCGGGAGAACGTCCTCCGGAAGAAATCGAGAAACAATTTATAGAACCCATGGAAGGTACAATCATTCGACAAAGTGGAGTGACCAATGTGGGTTCATTGAGCAAAGTAGGATCTGCTCAAATTACCGTTGAGTATAATTGGGATCAGGACATGGACGAGGCCTTTTTGGATTTACAAAAGGCGTTGACCAGTTATAGCCAGGACGAAGATATCGAAGAATTGAATATCTACCGAAACGATCCCAATGCTTCACCTGTGATGCTTGCCGCCGTTTCAAACCCGGATATTACTGATATGGACGAATTGAGAAAAGTAGCCCAAAATTATATCCGAAACGAGCTTATTAGAGTGGATGGTATTGCTGATGTACGTTTATCTGGGGATGAAACCAAAGAGATCCTTATCGAAACAGATCCTTATATCTTGGAGTCGCATAACATTAGCTCTTCTACGATCGTTACCAAAATTGAAAATTATAACCGAAATGTTTCCGGAGGTTCCATTGAAGATCTGGGACAAAAATATATTATCAAGGGTGTAAGTATTTATCAATCACCACAGGATTTGGGTAACCTGGTTGTGGGACAAACTTTGGTGAGTGACGAAAGTGGTCAGTCTAAAGAAGTGCCTTTGTTGTTGAAAGATGTGGCAACGGTTTCCTATAAAAATCAGGATCCGCTAAATATTGTTCGTTTGGATGGTAAACGTTGTATCGGATTATCTATTTATAAAGAAACAAAATATAATACGGTTGCGGCTGTTGATGCTCTTAATGAAGGTTTTGAGAAGGTGAAAAAGGCCTTACCTGGCTATGAAATTACTATTATCAAAAATCAGGGTAAGTTTATCAACGATGCCATCGGTGAGGTCAAAGACAGTGCCCTGATTGGTGTTGTGTTTGCTGTTTTGGTACTGTTTTTATTCCTTCGCAGAATTGGAACAACACTGGTGGTGAGTGCCGCCATCCCTATCTCTATTATTGCAACATTTAATTTAATGTACTTCAATGGATTAACATTAAATATAATGACACTTGGGGGACTGGCCCTGGGAGCTGGTATGTTGGTGGATAATGCTATAATTGTGGTGGAGAATATTTTTAGTCTGCTCGAAAAAGGTAGGTCATTGCGTGAAGCCGCTGTTGAAGGAACCGCCAAAGTGGGAGGCGCTCTCGTGGCCTCTACCTTAACTACCATCGTTGTTTTTCTTCCCATCGTTTATTTGCATGGCGCTTCGGGTGAATTATTTAAAGATCAGGCATGGACGGTTGCTTTTTCTCTTCTTTCTTCTTTATTTGTGGCTCTTTTAATTATCCCTATACTAAGTGTATTATTGCTGGGCAGACGTCCTGATAAAATTAAATTGCAGCATAAAACATATCCTCGTTATTCACGCTTTTTAAGCGGAATGATCGATCATAGATATTGGGTGATATTGGGCGCGACTGTATTGGTGGTCCTAAGTTATTTTTCTATTTCATTGGTAGGAAGCGAATTTATGCCCCAGGCTAAAACACGTGAGTTTTCTATTGAAGTGACCTTGCCTGCGGGAGCAGGTCTGGAAAGGACCGCTTCTACCATGCACTCCATGGAAGAGATGATAAGAGAAGGACTGAATGGGCATTGGGCACATGTTTATGCACATTCCGGACCTCAAACAGATTTGTCGGGAACTGATAAAAGTGTTTTTGAAGGTGAAAATACTGGTTTTATAAAGATTATATTAAACGAGGATACTCCTTATTCAACGGATGATTTTATTCCTATTTTAAATAATTTGTTTTCTGGAATCTCTGGTCTGGAACTGGAATATATACAGGACGAAACTGCTTTGGGTGAGATTTTAGGTAATGATTCTGCACCCATTATCGTTGAGTTGATTGGTGATGATTTGGATGTGTTGGATAAACTGACAGATCAGGTATATGAAAGCCTAATAAATGAGGAAGAATTATATAATGTAAAAAGTTCTTTTGAGGAAGGTGTGCCGGAAGTAAATGTGGTTATTGATCGGTATCGAGCGGGTATTTTTAATATTACAGCTTCTTCTATTATCACGCAGTTACAAGAGTTTTTGATGGGTAAGGATGCTGGAAGCATTGAAAGTGAGGGGGAACTAACAGATATCACGCTAAAAATGCCCGATTATGAATTGAAAGATCTGAATAATTTTGTGATTGAAAATGGTGATGAGTCTTATCGACTTAGCGAACTTGCTCGCATCAGCATAGGTTCGTCACCTAAGGAAGTGATTCGTAATAACCAAAACCGTGTGGGACGAATATCTGCTCATATGAAAGGGAATATTCCTGTGGATAAATTGGCGCTGAGGATTGAAAGTGTTTTGTCGGAAATTGACATGCCCACTGGATATAGATACCAAATAAAAGGTGATGAGATGATGCGAAGGGAATCTTTTAGCAGTCTTTCATTTGCCTTGTTGTTATCCGTTATATTGGTGTATATGGTGATGGCTTCTCAGTTTGAGTCATTGATTCATCCTTTTACCATTTTGCTGACGATACCTTTGGCAGGAGTAGGAGCCATTGCAGCTTTCTTAATATTGGGTAAGTCATTGAATATTATGGCTTACATTGGACTGGTTATGCTGGCAGGTATTGCGGTAAATGATTCTATTATACT
- a CDS encoding efflux RND transporter periplasmic adaptor subunit, whose product MFNKYIPIAFLGLVMMACNDQQNKFSADIAIPVTVEEVKLDNIQEVFTATGTIMSEYETTVTSEASGEYYLQVNPRTGEYYKMGDQIKKGEIIIKIKDLEYENEVNLEGAKIDLDISEMEYEKQKALYEKGGVTLRELVTGEKQLVTAKKTYENAIIQLNKMKVTAPFDGVITDLPYFSQGVEIEQGEDVLQLMSYKEMVMDLMLPESQITKVSLKQKAWITNYALPEDTIIGMLSEISPAIDVDSRTFKGRLVIDNREAKLRPGMFVKADIIVDKKDSVVVISKDAIVVRTDGKAVFVTRGETAREVKINTGMENNGRVEVLDGLKPEDRLIIKGFETLKDRSKIKVLNK is encoded by the coding sequence ATGTTTAATAAGTATATTCCAATAGCATTTTTAGGCCTAGTCATGATGGCCTGCAACGACCAACAAAATAAATTCTCAGCTGATATTGCCATTCCGGTTACGGTGGAAGAAGTAAAACTAGATAATATTCAGGAGGTGTTTACTGCTACAGGAACCATTATGTCGGAGTATGAAACCACGGTGACCAGTGAGGCATCCGGAGAATATTACTTACAAGTGAATCCGCGTACTGGTGAGTATTATAAAATGGGTGATCAGATAAAAAAAGGAGAGATAATTATTAAAATTAAAGACCTGGAGTACGAGAATGAGGTTAACCTGGAAGGTGCGAAAATAGATTTGGATATTTCGGAGATGGAATATGAAAAGCAAAAAGCTTTGTACGAAAAAGGAGGTGTAACCTTACGTGAATTAGTGACTGGTGAAAAACAGCTGGTAACAGCCAAAAAAACCTACGAAAATGCCATTATACAATTGAATAAAATGAAAGTGACCGCTCCTTTTGATGGGGTTATAACCGATTTGCCCTATTTCTCGCAAGGGGTTGAAATAGAACAAGGTGAAGATGTTTTGCAGCTGATGAGTTATAAGGAGATGGTGATGGATTTAATGTTACCTGAAAGTCAAATTACCAAGGTGTCGCTCAAACAAAAAGCATGGATCACCAATTATGCTTTACCTGAAGATACCATTATAGGGATGCTCAGTGAAATATCTCCGGCGATTGATGTGGATTCCAGAACTTTTAAAGGAAGGTTAGTCATTGATAATAGGGAGGCTAAACTTCGTCCAGGCATGTTTGTGAAAGCCGATATAATTGTGGATAAAAAAGATAGTGTGGTGGTTATATCCAAAGACGCTATTGTGGTCAGAACTGATGGCAAAGCGGTGTTTGTTACACGCGGAGAAACAGCCAGAGAAGTTAAAATAAATACCGGCATGGAAAATAACGGAAGAGTAGAGGTTCTGGATGGATTAAAACCAGAAGATCGATTAATTATCAAAGGCTTTGAAACGCTGAAAGATCGTTCTAAGATTAAGGTGCTTAATAAATAA